The following are from one region of the Tenacibaculum dicentrarchi genome:
- a CDS encoding hydroxymethylglutaryl-CoA lyase: protein MIDNIKIIECPRDAMQGIKSHFIPTQAKVKYINSLLKVGFDTIDFGSFVSPKAIPQMRDTAAVLSQLDLSKTTSKLLAIVANVRGANDAAQFEEINYLGYPFSISENFQMRNTHKTIEQSLDTLKEVLSIANRSNKEVVAYMSMGFGNPYGDPWNVDIVAEWTERLANFGVKILSLSDTVGSSTPEDINYLFSNLIPCYPEIEFGAHLHTTPQKWHEKVDAAFKAGCNRFDGAIKGYGGCPMAKDELIGNMPTEKLLSYFTVQKAVTNIKPMSFESAYNKALELF, encoded by the coding sequence ATGATTGACAATATAAAAATTATAGAATGCCCGCGTGATGCAATGCAAGGAATAAAAAGTCATTTTATTCCTACTCAGGCAAAGGTTAAATATATCAATTCGCTACTAAAAGTAGGTTTTGATACGATTGATTTTGGAAGTTTTGTATCGCCTAAAGCAATCCCTCAAATGAGGGATACAGCTGCCGTTTTATCACAGTTAGATTTATCAAAAACAACAAGTAAGTTATTAGCAATTGTAGCTAATGTAAGAGGGGCAAACGATGCAGCTCAATTTGAAGAAATTAACTATTTAGGCTATCCTTTTTCAATATCTGAAAATTTTCAAATGCGAAATACGCATAAAACAATTGAACAATCGTTAGATACTTTAAAAGAAGTATTATCAATAGCGAACAGAAGTAATAAAGAGGTTGTAGCGTATATGTCAATGGGGTTTGGAAACCCTTATGGTGATCCTTGGAATGTAGATATTGTAGCTGAATGGACAGAAAGATTAGCTAATTTCGGCGTTAAAATATTATCATTATCAGACACCGTTGGTAGCTCAACACCTGAGGATATAAATTATTTATTCTCAAATTTAATACCGTGTTATCCTGAAATTGAATTTGGAGCTCATTTACATACAACACCTCAAAAATGGCACGAAAAAGTAGATGCTGCTTTTAAGGCAGGGTGCAACCGTTTTGATGGTGCTATAAAAGGATATGGAGGTTGCCCAATGGCTAAGGATGAATTAATAGGTAATATGCCAACAGAAAAATTATTATCTTATTTTACGGTTCAAAAAGCAGTGACCAATATAAAACCAATGAGTTTTGAAAGTGCTTATAATAAAGCTCTTGAACTTTTTTAA
- a CDS encoding RNA polymerase sigma factor, whose product MIALKTKKTHIDQLIARCKKGDSTAQIQVYNNYYKAMYNTAYRILKESFESEDLIQEAFLTAFTKLDTFKGEVTFGAWLKRIVINKSLTQLKKNNRYEAIKTDVIPTYEIEETEIDYTSLEVKQVMNCLLKLKENYRVILTLNLIEGYDYEEISQILNYTNQNVRATISRAKKKLKQILLASTSTNNEIYGR is encoded by the coding sequence ATGATAGCTTTAAAGACTAAAAAAACACATATAGACCAACTAATAGCTCGCTGTAAAAAAGGTGATAGCACTGCACAAATACAAGTTTATAACAACTACTATAAAGCAATGTATAATACAGCGTATCGTATTTTAAAAGAATCTTTTGAATCCGAAGACTTAATTCAAGAAGCTTTTTTAACTGCATTTACAAAATTAGATACTTTTAAAGGTGAAGTTACTTTTGGTGCTTGGCTAAAAAGAATTGTAATTAACAAAAGTCTTACACAGTTAAAAAAAAACAATAGGTATGAAGCCATAAAAACAGACGTTATTCCTACTTATGAAATAGAAGAAACGGAAATCGATTATACATCTTTAGAAGTAAAACAGGTTATGAATTGTTTACTTAAATTAAAAGAAAACTACCGAGTAATACTTACTTTAAATTTAATTGAAGGCTATGATTATGAAGAAATTTCTCAAATATTAAACTACACAAACCAAAATGTACGTGCAACAATTTCAAGAGCTAAAAAGAAATTAAAGCAAATATTACTAGCTAGTACCTCAACTAATAATGAAATATATGGAAGATAA